In the Chloroflexota bacterium genome, one interval contains:
- a CDS encoding nuclear transport factor 2 family protein — MATIAELEARIRVLEDIEAIKGLKAKYWRCVDRKLWKDLADVFAPSATADYGPNLQFEGRKAIIQFLKDSLGADSTITVHGGHNAEIEITGKTSARGIWALNDIVVMQPNMKRIGWGYYEDEYVKVKGQWKKKSTKMTTVLEEWPTTSQ; from the coding sequence ATGGCCACCATAGCGGAACTGGAAGCAAGGATCAGGGTTTTGGAAGATATCGAAGCCATCAAGGGGCTGAAAGCCAAATACTGGCGCTGCGTTGACAGGAAGCTGTGGAAGGATCTGGCGGATGTCTTTGCCCCCAGTGCCACCGCAGACTACGGGCCAAACCTGCAGTTCGAGGGGAGAAAAGCCATCATCCAGTTCTTGAAAGACAGCCTGGGAGCGGACTCGACGATCACTGTCCATGGTGGCCATAACGCCGAGATCGAGATCACCGGCAAGACCTCCGCCAGGGGCATATGGGCCTTGAATGACATCGTTGTCATGCAGCCGAACATGAAGAGAATAGGCTGGGGCTATTACGAAGATGAGTACGTCAAAGTAAAGGGCCAGTGGAAAAAGAAGAGTACCAAGATGACCACCGTCCTGGAAGAGTGGCCAACGACAAGCCAGTAG